From the Chitinivibrionia bacterium genome, one window contains:
- a CDS encoding ATP-dependent Clp protease ATP-binding subunit, whose amino-acid sequence MSGQFSERVNIIINFAREEATRLKHDYIGTEHLLLGIVKEGTGSAVQILNNLGIEIEEIGRRLEASISDGGTAVMPGTTLPMTPRAKTTLQRAKIEAQNLNAPQTGTQHLLMALILDPTSQSSAVLTGLGLDYEQIKEQVVLMAKDDKAAQQSGGKQAPGMTRRTTQPIRKSLTPFLDQYGRNLNTLAKEGKLDPVIGRSKEIERIIQILTRRRKNNPLLIGEPGIGKTAIVEGLAQKIVNREIPQLLENKVVFTVELSGIVAGTQYRGQFEERMKALIVELQKNENVIVFIDEIHTIVGAGGASGALDAANIFKPALSRGEIKCVGATTLDEYRKYFESDAALDRRFQTLMVEPPSVQEAIQIIGGLKKTYEDHHKVKYTDEAIKEAVVLSDRYISDRFLPDKAIDVIDEAGAFKRLSGMEIPQEIRDLEQKIEEAEKAKNLAIQTEIFEEAAVQQKIINELTEELKERNKKWRENMTENVLVVDEHAISRVLSSMTGIPLNQLEEQESQKLMKLEEHLRASIIGQDEALESVARSIRRSRAGLRNIKRPIASFIFLGPTGVGKTELAKALAKELFNSEDALIRIDMSEYMEKFEVSKLIGSAPGFVGYEDAGQLSEKVRKKPYSVVLLDEIEKAHPDVFNILLQILDDGRLTDSHGRHVNFKNTIIIMTSNAGTRDASKKALGFARDSDKSNYDVMKGRVTDELKKVFTPEFLNRVDETIVFKHLNKEDIEKIIDIRLQEFLERLKERKVIAEITDELRKHLLNKGFDADLGARPLQRALQRNLEDVLAEAFLMKEYQEGDNIIIDVKDGNVVVSKVEKEKKDE is encoded by the coding sequence ATGAGCGGACAATTCAGCGAAAGAGTAAACATAATTATCAATTTTGCGAGAGAAGAGGCAACGCGCCTTAAACACGATTACATCGGAACTGAACACCTTTTGCTCGGCATAGTTAAAGAAGGAACGGGAAGCGCCGTGCAAATTCTTAATAATCTGGGCATAGAAATCGAAGAAATCGGCAGGAGACTGGAAGCAAGCATTTCCGACGGCGGAACAGCAGTTATGCCCGGAACAACGCTTCCTATGACCCCCCGTGCAAAAACAACATTGCAGAGAGCAAAAATCGAAGCGCAAAATCTGAATGCGCCGCAAACGGGAACGCAACATTTGCTTATGGCGTTAATCCTTGACCCGACATCGCAATCGTCGGCGGTATTAACGGGGCTGGGACTTGATTACGAACAGATAAAAGAGCAGGTTGTTCTTATGGCGAAAGACGATAAAGCGGCGCAACAATCAGGCGGCAAGCAAGCCCCCGGAATGACTCGCAGAACAACTCAGCCCATCAGAAAAAGCCTAACGCCGTTTTTAGACCAATACGGACGAAACCTCAACACACTCGCCAAAGAAGGCAAACTCGACCCTGTTATCGGACGAAGCAAAGAAATCGAGAGAATTATACAGATTTTAACGCGCCGCAGAAAAAACAATCCGCTTTTAATAGGCGAGCCGGGAATAGGAAAAACCGCGATAGTAGAAGGATTGGCGCAAAAAATAGTTAATCGCGAAATTCCGCAGTTGCTCGAAAACAAGGTTGTTTTTACGGTCGAATTGAGCGGAATAGTAGCGGGAACGCAGTATCGCGGACAATTTGAAGAGCGAATGAAAGCGCTCATAGTAGAATTGCAAAAAAACGAAAACGTTATAGTTTTTATAGACGAAATTCACACGATTGTCGGAGCGGGAGGCGCGTCAGGCGCTTTGGACGCGGCGAATATTTTTAAGCCCGCCCTGTCTCGCGGCGAAATAAAGTGCGTAGGCGCGACCACTTTGGACGAATACCGAAAATACTTTGAAAGCGACGCCGCGCTCGACCGCAGATTTCAGACGCTTATGGTGGAGCCGCCGTCGGTGCAGGAGGCTATCCAAATTATCGGCGGGCTGAAAAAAACATACGAAGACCACCATAAAGTAAAATACACGGACGAGGCTATAAAAGAGGCGGTCGTTCTTTCGGACAGATATATTTCGGACAGATTTTTACCCGATAAAGCAATAGACGTTATTGACGAAGCGGGAGCGTTCAAGCGGCTTTCGGGAATGGAAATTCCTCAGGAAATCCGCGATTTGGAGCAGAAAATCGAAGAAGCGGAAAAGGCGAAAAATCTTGCGATACAAACAGAAATTTTTGAAGAAGCGGCAGTCCAGCAAAAGATTATCAACGAACTTACGGAAGAACTCAAAGAGCGGAACAAAAAATGGCGCGAAAATATGACCGAAAACGTTCTTGTAGTGGACGAACACGCAATTTCGCGAGTGCTTTCGTCAATGACGGGCATCCCGCTTAACCAGCTGGAAGAGCAGGAATCGCAAAAACTTATGAAACTCGAAGAACATTTAAGGGCGAGCATAATCGGACAAGACGAGGCGCTGGAGTCGGTCGCGCGAAGTATTCGCAGAAGCCGCGCAGGTTTGCGAAACATAAAAAGACCGATTGCGTCATTCATATTTTTGGGACCTACGGGAGTTGGAAAAACCGAACTTGCAAAAGCGCTCGCCAAAGAACTTTTTAATAGCGAAGACGCGCTCATAAGAATAGATATGTCCGAATATATGGAAAAATTTGAGGTGTCCAAACTTATAGGTTCGGCGCCGGGATTTGTCGGTTATGAAGACGCAGGACAGCTCTCCGAAAAAGTGCGCAAAAAGCCGTATTCGGTGGTGTTGCTCGACGAAATAGAGAAAGCGCACCCCGATGTTTTTAACATTTTGCTTCAGATTTTGGACGACGGACGGCTCACGGACTCGCACGGACGGCACGTTAATTTCAAAAACACCATCATTATTATGACGTCGAACGCGGGAACTCGCGATGCAAGCAAAAAAGCGCTCGGTTTTGCGCGAGACAGCGATAAATCGAACTACGACGTAATGAAAGGCAGGGTTACCGACGAACTCAAAAAGGTATTTACTCCCGAATTTTTGAACCGTGTGGACGAAACAATAGTTTTCAAACATCTGAACAAAGAAGACATTGAAAAAATTATAGATATTCGCCTGCAAGAATTCTTGGAACGCCTTAAAGAGCGCAAAGTAATCGCAGAAATCACGGATGAACTCAGAAAACATCTTCTGAACAAAGGTTTCGACGCGGATTTGGGTGCAAGACCGCTGCAAAGAGCACTGCAACGCAATCTGGAAGACGTTTTGGCAGAGGCGTTTTTGATGAAAGAATACCAAGAAGGCGATAATATTATAATCGATGTGAAAGATGGAAACGTAGTCGTCAGCAAAGTAGAAAAAGAGAAAAAAGACGAATAA
- a CDS encoding 8-oxo-dGTP diphosphatase, protein MGRKKDKLMNIKTCADYHWKNEEFSEYAVLSFVFRNNGDEVLLIHKKRGLGKGKINAAGGRIDPDESDLEAAIRETQEEVCITPENPRKVGELNFCFTDGYTLKGYVFVSDEYSGEIAETGEAKPFWCKVGEIPYENMWADDIFWLPLMLEGKKFCGRFVFDGDKMLDKIIEVDENLSLEYNKHWHNARR, encoded by the coding sequence TTGGGACGAAAGAAAGACAAACTTATGAATATAAAAACCTGCGCCGACTACCACTGGAAAAACGAGGAATTCTCCGAATACGCCGTTCTGTCGTTCGTTTTTAGGAATAATGGCGACGAAGTCCTTCTAATCCACAAAAAGCGAGGGCTCGGCAAGGGAAAAATAAACGCGGCGGGCGGAAGAATAGACCCCGACGAAAGCGACTTGGAGGCGGCAATCCGCGAAACGCAGGAAGAAGTTTGCATAACTCCCGAAAATCCGCGAAAAGTCGGCGAGTTGAATTTTTGCTTTACGGACGGCTATACGCTCAAAGGTTATGTTTTTGTGAGCGACGAATATAGCGGAGAAATAGCGGAAACCGGCGAAGCTAAGCCGTTTTGGTGTAAGGTCGGCGAAATTCCATACGAAAATATGTGGGCGGACGACATATTTTGGCTGCCTTTAATGCTTGAAGGAAAGAAGTTTTGCGGACGTTTTGTGTTTGACGGCGACAAAATGCTCGATAAAATAATAGAAGTCGATGAAAATTTGTCTTTGGAATACAACAAACATTGGCACAACGCTCGGCGATAA
- a CDS encoding PDDEXK nuclease domain-containing protein: MSKNKQIMQTRSANTSDSRKSMGREREGVVIPVPPLSSEMDAAYFDLRNAIVERVKTTRLNFIIQANQGMIELYWHIGNDILKKQEAEGWGARVIDRLSADLCKEFPDMEGFSARNLGNMKRFAKTWTSPEILQQPVAKIQWRSILMLLSKLKDNEIREKYAARTLEHGWSSNILHHMIDMRFIEREGKAITNFSTSVPPKDSDMAEHVFKDPYIFDFLGTADTRREAEVERALVSHVEKFLLELGRGFAFVGRQVHLEVGGDDFYIDLLFYHLKLRCYVVIELKTRKFDVGDLAQLNMYQNIVNDVLRHPDDKPTIGLLLVKEKNRTVVEYSLEGYKNPMGIADWQEEFNVMASEVKANLPTVEDIENEMNFWDERKTNL; encoded by the coding sequence ATGTCAAAAAACAAACAAATAATGCAAACAAGAAGTGCAAATACAAGCGATAGCAGAAAATCTATGGGAAGAGAACGCGAAGGCGTTGTAATTCCCGTTCCGCCGCTCAGTTCCGAAATGGACGCGGCATACTTTGACTTGCGGAACGCTATCGTAGAACGCGTTAAAACCACGCGGCTAAATTTTATCATACAGGCAAATCAAGGTATGATAGAGTTATATTGGCACATTGGCAACGATATACTTAAAAAGCAGGAAGCAGAGGGCTGGGGCGCGCGAGTAATTGACCGACTTTCGGCTGATTTGTGCAAAGAGTTTCCCGATATGGAAGGATTTTCCGCGCGCAACCTCGGCAATATGAAGCGATTTGCAAAGACATGGACAAGTCCCGAAATTTTGCAACAGCCTGTTGCAAAAATACAGTGGCGCAGTATTTTGATGTTGTTAAGCAAACTTAAAGATAACGAAATAAGAGAAAAGTATGCGGCGCGAACATTAGAGCACGGCTGGAGCAGCAACATATTACACCACATGATTGATATGCGATTTATTGAGCGCGAGGGGAAAGCCATAACAAATTTTTCAACATCTGTTCCTCCCAAAGACTCCGATATGGCGGAGCACGTTTTCAAAGACCCTTATATTTTTGATTTTCTTGGCACAGCGGATACGCGACGTGAAGCCGAAGTAGAACGCGCATTGGTTTCACATGTAGAAAAATTCTTGCTTGAATTAGGTCGGGGGTTCGCTTTTGTCGGACGGCAAGTGCACTTGGAAGTTGGCGGCGACGATTTTTATATTGACTTATTATTTTATCATTTGAAATTGCGTTGCTACGTGGTTATCGAGCTTAAAACGCGCAAATTTGACGTAGGCGATTTGGCGCAACTTAATATGTATCAAAATATTGTGAACGACGTGTTGCGACACCCAGACGATAAGCCGACTATTGGCTTACTGTTGGTAAAAGAAAAAAATCGCACAGTTGTTGAATATTCGTTAGAGGGCTACAAAAATCCCATGGGCATAGCCGATTGGCAAGAAGAATTTAACGTAATGGCAAGCGAGGTAAAAGCAAACCTTCCCACTGTAGAGGATATTGAAAACGAGATGAACTTTTGGGACGAAAGAAAGACAAACTTATGA
- a CDS encoding STAS domain-containing protein: MDISITKTRSGEKTVIAIEGWLGATTVPKLEEVLIPAFDETKQVELDFDKLAHVFSAGLRVLLLGEKTAKAKGGKLTVVNVSPEIKDVFDMTGFSDILEYTLKSE; encoded by the coding sequence ATGGATATAAGTATTACTAAAACGCGGAGCGGAGAAAAAACAGTTATAGCCATCGAGGGCTGGTTAGGCGCTACAACCGTACCGAAACTCGAAGAGGTTCTGATTCCGGCTTTTGACGAAACAAAGCAAGTAGAGCTGGACTTTGACAAACTTGCGCACGTGTTTTCCGCAGGATTGCGAGTGTTGCTCTTAGGCGAGAAAACCGCTAAAGCAAAAGGCGGCAAATTAACCGTAGTGAACGTTTCTCCGGAAATTAAGGATGTTTTTGATATGACCGGATTTTCGGACATTTTAGAATATACTTTGAAAAGCGAGTAG
- a CDS encoding SpoIIE family protein phosphatase, producing MSIRTKILFIVFGFFFAVALVFAFYSSSATADNKRFRLESVRHEVELKTGEVNKMTAQIGQAALFSASSAFMTLRYQSRPLGEKMAYKILRNTDVAIGVGFWFEPYRFDPRVRFAGVYAFIDSETGEVEMENFAFVETYDYPKSDWYTEIAYLLQNQGQVVWTRPYVDDSGTFALMVTAGAGIFDEDGNLIALSTVDWKIGEIIEMLTNIKPTYGSFAVLADPEKNLIISNTLTMNSEGQILCELPWDINSDIFVLRGVEYMTFRRIMNNGWLLSIQVPVNEIFSEVEYQVGFFTIVMVILAILMLLCIYYLISILVNKPIKRLVSDVVKLDSENLGKQIQISSKDEIGVLASAFNKMTTKLKSSLEQSAREQAENQRMNTELNIATQIQASVLPCVSSLFSDVKDFEISASMKPAKEVGGDFYDCFYVDPDTFAVIIADVSGKGVPSALFMMVAKTLLKSNAQFGKSPMEVFEHVNDLLCQNNDTSMFVTVFMGYLNIKTGKFTFVNAGHNPPLLRRKENYDYMKIKKGFVLGGIENMSYVQDEITLEADDEVLLYTDGITEALNKENELFGETRLLTVLNENLNLPLSDLTYKIKSEIDKFADGAEQADDITMLALRYNGNEGNLAYERTFSRSKT from the coding sequence ATGTCCATAAGGACAAAAATTCTTTTTATAGTGTTCGGTTTTTTCTTTGCTGTCGCGTTGGTTTTTGCTTTTTATTCGTCTTCCGCTACAGCCGACAACAAGCGCTTCCGCCTCGAAAGCGTAAGGCACGAGGTCGAGCTTAAAACGGGAGAAGTAAACAAAATGACCGCCCAAATAGGACAAGCGGCGTTATTTTCCGCTTCGAGCGCGTTTATGACCCTCAGATATCAGTCAAGACCTTTGGGCGAAAAAATGGCTTACAAAATTCTGAGAAATACCGATGTCGCCATAGGCGTCGGCTTTTGGTTTGAGCCGTATCGTTTTGACCCGAGAGTACGGTTTGCCGGCGTTTATGCGTTTATAGACAGTGAAACCGGCGAAGTCGAAATGGAGAATTTTGCATTCGTCGAAACTTACGATTATCCGAAATCCGACTGGTATACCGAAATTGCATATCTTTTGCAAAACCAGGGGCAGGTTGTTTGGACTCGTCCGTATGTTGACGATTCGGGCACCTTTGCTCTTATGGTTACGGCGGGCGCTGGCATATTCGACGAAGACGGAAACCTGATAGCGTTATCGACCGTCGATTGGAAAATCGGCGAAATAATCGAAATGCTGACGAATATAAAGCCAACTTACGGAAGTTTTGCCGTCTTGGCTGACCCCGAAAAAAACCTGATTATATCAAATACCCTTACGATGAACAGCGAAGGGCAGATATTGTGCGAACTTCCTTGGGACATAAACTCCGATATTTTTGTGCTGAGGGGCGTGGAATATATGACTTTCAGACGTATTATGAATAACGGCTGGCTTTTGTCCATACAAGTTCCCGTAAATGAAATTTTCTCCGAAGTAGAATATCAAGTCGGATTTTTTACGATAGTGATGGTGATTTTGGCGATTTTGATGTTGCTTTGCATTTATTATTTAATTTCGATTTTGGTAAACAAGCCGATTAAGCGTTTGGTTTCGGATGTTGTCAAGTTAGATTCTGAGAATTTAGGCAAACAAATTCAAATCAGTTCAAAGGATGAAATCGGAGTACTTGCGTCGGCTTTTAATAAAATGACGACCAAACTGAAATCGTCTTTAGAACAAAGCGCAAGAGAGCAAGCGGAAAACCAGAGAATGAACACGGAACTGAACATTGCCACGCAAATACAGGCAAGCGTTTTGCCGTGCGTTTCGTCTTTGTTTTCGGATGTAAAAGACTTTGAAATTTCGGCAAGTATGAAGCCGGCAAAAGAGGTCGGCGGCGATTTTTACGACTGCTTTTACGTCGATCCCGATACCTTTGCCGTTATTATTGCGGACGTGTCGGGTAAGGGAGTTCCGTCGGCGCTGTTTATGATGGTTGCCAAAACGCTGTTAAAAAGCAACGCGCAATTCGGCAAAAGCCCGATGGAAGTTTTTGAACATGTTAACGATTTGCTCTGCCAAAACAACGATACGAGTATGTTTGTTACGGTGTTTATGGGCTATCTCAACATTAAAACAGGAAAATTTACCTTTGTAAACGCAGGGCATAACCCGCCGCTTTTGCGCCGCAAGGAAAATTACGATTACATGAAAATTAAAAAAGGGTTTGTTCTTGGCGGTATCGAAAACATGTCTTATGTTCAAGACGAAATTACTTTGGAAGCGGATGATGAAGTGCTTTTATATACCGACGGTATAACGGAAGCGCTTAATAAAGAAAACGAACTTTTCGGCGAAACGCGCCTGCTTACGGTGCTAAACGAAAATCTTAATTTACCGCTCAGCGATTTAACATACAAAATAAAGAGTGAAATTGATAAATTCGCAGACGGAGCGGAACAAGCGGACGACATTACTATGCTTGCGTTGCGCTATAACGGAAATGAAGGAAATTTAGCTTATGAAAGAACTTTCAGTAGAAGCAAAACTTGA
- a CDS encoding ATP-binding protein, protein MKELSVEAKLENRDAVQNFVAEELEVFGCPIKEQTKIAIAVEEVFVNIANYAYDHPVGNINVRISGGEEIIIDFEDNGRPYNPLKNADPDITKSAEEREIGGLGVFMVKKIMDAVEYKHEDGKNILTIHKKIA, encoded by the coding sequence ATGAAAGAACTTTCAGTAGAAGCAAAACTTGAAAATCGGGACGCAGTTCAAAACTTTGTCGCCGAAGAATTAGAGGTGTTCGGCTGCCCGATAAAAGAGCAAACGAAGATTGCCATTGCAGTAGAAGAAGTATTTGTGAATATCGCAAATTATGCGTACGACCATCCTGTCGGCAACATTAACGTACGCATTTCCGGCGGAGAAGAAATCATTATTGATTTTGAAGACAACGGAAGACCGTATAATCCTCTCAAAAACGCCGATCCCGACATCACCAAGAGCGCGGAAGAACGCGAAATCGGCGGTTTGGGAGTGTTTATGGTGAAAAAAATAATGGACGCGGTTGAGTACAAACACGAAGATGGCAAAAATATTTTGACGATACATAAGAAAATCGCGTAA
- the radC gene encoding DNA repair protein RadC → MDVQGHRQRILERYEKSGIEAFHDYEILELFLCVLIPRKDVKPLAKDLLAKYKTISGVLNAPKRELEEIDGLGKRSVSLIKFIKDMQGFCLKEEITQREFRLNGKNDVAKYLSFNFGNLCEEYIILFLLDKQNGIISTEIVAKGVAANCPIQPQKLFDRAMQVKAAGIIIAHNHPAKSLEASNTDWILTQKIATAGNALEIPLVDHIIISGNEVVSLRESQKWKAMGAWK, encoded by the coding sequence ATGGACGTCCAAGGACACAGGCAACGCATACTTGAAAGATACGAAAAAAGCGGAATTGAGGCGTTTCACGACTATGAAATATTGGAATTGTTTTTGTGCGTGCTTATTCCGCGAAAAGACGTAAAGCCGCTCGCAAAAGACTTGCTTGCCAAATACAAAACCATAAGCGGCGTCCTTAACGCCCCAAAACGCGAACTGGAAGAAATCGACGGGCTCGGAAAAAGAAGCGTTTCGCTAATAAAATTCATAAAAGATATGCAGGGATTTTGCCTGAAAGAAGAAATTACTCAGCGCGAATTCAGACTGAATGGCAAAAACGATGTCGCAAAATACTTGTCTTTTAATTTTGGAAATTTGTGCGAAGAATACATAATTTTGTTTCTACTCGACAAGCAAAACGGCATAATTTCGACGGAAATCGTGGCAAAAGGAGTTGCTGCAAATTGTCCCATTCAGCCGCAAAAACTTTTTGACAGAGCAATGCAAGTAAAAGCGGCAGGCATAATTATTGCGCATAATCACCCCGCCAAATCGCTTGAAGCATCAAATACCGATTGGATTTTAACGCAAAAAATCGCCACGGCGGGCAACGCGCTCGAAATCCCTTTAGTTGACCATATAATAATTTCCGGAAACGAAGTTGTAAGTTTGCGCGAAAGTCAAAAATGGAAAGCAATGGGAGCATGGAAATAA
- a CDS encoding dihydroorotate dehydrogenase: MNLTVKIKDKTLQNPIGVASGTFGYGEEYEPFCNLNEIGAIYTKAITLEPRLGNPTPRIIETPSGMLNAIGLANVGVEKFISEKLPWLKEKCGQTAIIPNVAGTSEEDYCQVVEKLEEIDNVWGFEINLSCPNVKKGAMQFGTDPKLVEQITAKLRKLTKKPLIIKLSPNVSDICEIATAAETGGADAVSCINTLVGMVIDTKKCRPVLANKTGGLSGPAIRPVGVRMVYQVSRRVKIPVIGMGGIICADDAIQYFLAGATAIQIGTANFIDPQISNTILSGIEEWMREKKVENIAQISSLMEN, from the coding sequence ATGAACTTAACAGTAAAAATTAAAGACAAAACTCTGCAAAACCCAATTGGCGTTGCAAGCGGAACTTTCGGATACGGCGAAGAATACGAGCCTTTTTGCAACCTGAATGAAATCGGCGCAATTTACACAAAAGCGATTACCCTTGAGCCGCGCTTGGGCAACCCCACGCCGCGAATTATAGAAACCCCATCGGGAATGCTTAACGCTATCGGGCTTGCAAACGTCGGCGTTGAAAAATTTATCAGCGAAAAACTGCCTTGGCTTAAAGAAAAATGCGGACAAACGGCGATTATCCCGAATGTTGCGGGAACAAGCGAGGAAGATTATTGCCAAGTTGTGGAAAAACTGGAAGAAATCGACAATGTTTGGGGATTTGAAATAAATTTATCTTGCCCGAACGTTAAAAAAGGCGCGATGCAATTCGGCACCGACCCAAAACTTGTAGAGCAAATTACAGCAAAACTCAGAAAACTCACTAAAAAACCGCTTATTATTAAACTTTCGCCAAATGTTAGCGATATTTGCGAAATCGCGACGGCGGCGGAAACAGGCGGCGCGGATGCGGTAAGTTGCATAAATACGCTTGTAGGAATGGTTATCGACACAAAAAAATGCCGCCCCGTACTGGCGAATAAAACAGGAGGACTTTCGGGACCCGCCATAAGACCCGTCGGTGTAAGAATGGTTTATCAGGTGAGCCGAAGAGTGAAAATTCCCGTTATCGGAATGGGCGGAATTATCTGCGCCGACGACGCTATTCAGTATTTTTTGGCGGGAGCAACGGCTATTCAGATAGGAACGGCAAATTTTATCGACCCGCAAATTTCAAATACCATTCTTTCGGGAATTGAGGAATGGATGCGCGAGAAAAAAGTGGAAAACATTGCGCAAATTTCAAGTTTAATGGAAAATTAA
- a CDS encoding glycoside hydrolase family 5 protein, giving the protein MENFLKTLALATLCFSASVFADPRPQTPEQMSGKTALQFLMDNNIRMGWNLGNTLDAVNDNRTLAIESFWISGRPLATQQLFNGVRQSGFDMVRIPCTWIGHIGPAPEFRVSEARLRRVAEVVNYARNAGFKAIIINIHHDGNYTEPHRGTWGFLDFATAVNNSEKRAEIQNQLAVVWAQIAEYFRNYGDYLIFETMNEVHSGNWGFNATPREQDILYEWNQAALNAIRATGDNNTTRFVAVPGLGSTEPETVIAAHARGRLLPNDGANGTDKLIVSAHYYHPWRYTVADISNQTPGQTLLHTWEQNERGHPAYAIGNLKTTFIDRGIAVYIGEWGAQTNIRSNMSAEIRNTHIEYIRTVATAAVANGIVPIYWDDGGNFRLLERSNGRANAGLWAQTLAAMFVF; this is encoded by the coding sequence ATGGAAAATTTTCTAAAAACGCTCGCACTCGCAACGTTATGCTTTTCCGCCTCTGTTTTCGCAGACCCAAGACCGCAAACGCCCGAACAAATGTCAGGGAAAACCGCATTGCAGTTTTTAATGGATAACAACATCCGAATGGGCTGGAATTTGGGCAACACCTTGGACGCAGTAAACGACAACAGAACGTTGGCAATCGAAAGTTTTTGGATTAGCGGGCGCCCTTTGGCAACGCAACAATTATTCAACGGCGTAAGGCAATCGGGTTTTGATATGGTACGCATCCCCTGCACGTGGATAGGACACATAGGTCCCGCTCCCGAATTCAGGGTAAGCGAGGCACGACTCAGACGCGTCGCCGAAGTTGTAAATTATGCAAGAAACGCGGGCTTCAAGGCAATAATAATAAACATACACCACGACGGAAATTACACGGAACCCCACAGAGGCACTTGGGGATTTTTGGATTTTGCCACGGCGGTTAATAACTCTGAAAAAAGAGCTGAAATTCAAAACCAACTCGCAGTCGTTTGGGCTCAAATAGCCGAATATTTCAGAAATTACGGAGATTATCTCATTTTTGAAACGATGAACGAAGTCCATTCGGGTAATTGGGGGTTTAACGCAACTCCAAGGGAACAGGATATTTTGTACGAGTGGAACCAAGCGGCATTAAATGCAATTCGTGCAACAGGGGACAATAACACAACTCGTTTTGTGGCAGTTCCCGGTCTGGGTAGCACGGAGCCCGAAACCGTTATAGCCGCTCACGCTCGCGGCAGATTATTGCCGAACGACGGCGCTAACGGCACCGACAAACTGATAGTCTCGGCTCACTATTATCACCCTTGGCGATATACGGTAGCAGATATATCAAATCAGACGCCGGGGCAAACGCTATTGCATACTTGGGAACAGAACGAAAGAGGACACCCTGCTTACGCAATAGGAAATCTTAAAACAACTTTTATAGACAGAGGCATTGCGGTATATATCGGAGAATGGGGCGCGCAAACTAATATACGCAGCAATATGTCTGCAGAAATAAGAAATACACACATTGAATATATTCGCACAGTGGCAACGGCGGCTGTTGCAAACGGAATTGTGCCTATTTACTGGGATGACGGCGGTAATTTCAGATTGCTTGAGCGCTCAAACGGAAGAGCAAACGCAGGACTTTGGGCGCAAACTTTGGCGGCAATGTTCGTTTTTTAA